In the genome of Mucisphaera calidilacus, one region contains:
- a CDS encoding glycoside hydrolase family 88/105 protein produces the protein MIMKNHAARSFAATLAIIFALLHCASCAQARETDASSPTHPARTAASPADASVPRYARVDKKPWVFDKFPIIAWWGPPGTAQPVDFKRYRDAGFTIYAANPDSGFDRAMRMASAAGLDIMAFRQTQGFGLPDRRVRYTGHPSEPIGWFTHDEPHGPEAVDAAIREVHALMTQDPTRYALFNMLPPFAQGDPDTETVIDRAVAEGMPILSYDHYIMMADGATRDQAHYDNLDLFRRKSLEHDVPFWAFAMTIKHYRYRRPSESDVRYKQFTNLAYGAKGLWYFTYWGPVGWHRWDDVAIVDPRDGQPTDLYDVVKGINHAVLQVGDLLLDLTSVEVVHNHPAPGHKRFQPKTSWIAGIDAKDAVIGFFKDEQGNDYAWVVNKRHGPGQSASELADTITLTFDPTVVGVDALSWLDGQTGPLSLQNQKAKLTIAGGTGVLLRPRVDKDRATSVITRLIMELPEPTADYSRRLVAKVADWQIDHLAGYGSRGTRHVHEPAGWVRGALMTGIMAVYRTTQDQRYLDVATELAEINQWKLGDTLDVRHADDHTIGQLYTELYEVQPDLNRIADTRARFDQMIADPKPGRVDYWWCDALFMAPPAYARLSRVTGDPKYLEFTIDMWKDATEFLYDKEQHLYFRDRHYFNKKERNGESVFWSRGNGWVFGGLVRVLQYMPEDHPDRPYFIRIYREMADKIVSIQDGRDGLWRSGLLDPEFHIVPEASGSGFFCFGLAWGVNNGVLTEPRYEQAAKLAWKGLTGCVYPDGGMGYVQRIGAGPDRVQPGASYEYGVGAFLLAGEEMIKLLENE, from the coding sequence ATGATCATGAAGAATCACGCAGCCAGAAGCTTCGCAGCCACACTGGCGATCATCTTCGCGTTGCTGCACTGCGCATCCTGTGCGCAGGCACGCGAGACAGATGCCTCGTCACCGACACACCCGGCCCGAACGGCGGCATCACCCGCCGACGCATCAGTCCCGCGTTACGCCAGGGTCGATAAGAAGCCCTGGGTATTCGACAAGTTCCCGATCATCGCGTGGTGGGGCCCACCCGGAACCGCGCAGCCGGTCGACTTCAAACGCTACCGGGACGCGGGCTTCACGATCTACGCGGCCAATCCGGACAGCGGATTCGACCGGGCAATGCGGATGGCCAGCGCCGCCGGCCTCGACATCATGGCCTTCCGCCAGACCCAGGGTTTTGGCCTGCCCGACCGCAGGGTCCGCTACACCGGTCATCCATCCGAGCCGATCGGCTGGTTCACCCACGACGAGCCGCACGGCCCCGAGGCCGTGGACGCAGCGATCCGAGAGGTCCACGCGCTCATGACGCAGGACCCGACGCGTTACGCCCTCTTCAATATGCTCCCGCCCTTCGCGCAGGGAGATCCCGATACCGAGACGGTCATCGACCGAGCGGTCGCCGAGGGCATGCCCATCCTCAGCTACGACCACTACATCATGATGGCCGACGGCGCGACAAGGGATCAGGCCCACTACGACAACCTCGACCTCTTCCGCAGAAAGAGCCTGGAGCACGACGTCCCCTTCTGGGCCTTTGCCATGACGATCAAGCACTACCGCTACCGTCGTCCCAGCGAGAGTGATGTTCGCTACAAGCAGTTCACCAACCTCGCCTACGGCGCCAAGGGGCTCTGGTACTTCACCTACTGGGGGCCCGTCGGGTGGCACCGGTGGGACGACGTGGCCATCGTCGACCCGCGAGACGGTCAGCCGACAGACCTCTACGACGTCGTCAAAGGCATCAACCACGCCGTGCTCCAGGTGGGCGATCTGCTGCTCGATCTCACGAGCGTGGAGGTCGTGCACAACCACCCCGCGCCCGGCCACAAGCGGTTCCAGCCCAAGACGTCGTGGATCGCGGGCATCGACGCCAAGGACGCCGTGATCGGATTCTTCAAGGACGAGCAGGGCAACGACTACGCCTGGGTGGTGAACAAGCGACACGGCCCCGGGCAGTCCGCGTCCGAACTGGCTGACACCATCACGCTGACGTTCGACCCCACGGTCGTCGGGGTCGACGCACTCAGCTGGCTCGACGGCCAGACCGGGCCCCTCTCGCTTCAGAACCAGAAGGCGAAGCTCACGATCGCCGGAGGGACCGGTGTCCTGCTCAGGCCCCGGGTCGACAAGGACCGGGCTACAAGCGTCATAACCCGGCTGATCATGGAACTCCCCGAACCGACCGCCGACTACAGCCGACGCCTCGTGGCCAAGGTCGCTGATTGGCAGATCGACCACCTCGCCGGTTACGGCTCGCGCGGCACACGCCACGTCCACGAGCCGGCGGGCTGGGTCCGCGGTGCCTTGATGACCGGCATCATGGCCGTCTATCGCACAACCCAGGACCAGCGATACCTGGACGTCGCCACCGAACTCGCCGAGATCAACCAGTGGAAACTCGGCGACACCCTCGACGTACGCCACGCAGACGACCACACCATCGGCCAGCTCTACACCGAGCTGTACGAGGTCCAGCCCGACCTGAACCGGATCGCCGACACACGGGCACGCTTCGACCAGATGATCGCCGATCCCAAGCCCGGGCGCGTCGATTACTGGTGGTGCGACGCCCTGTTCATGGCCCCACCCGCCTACGCGAGGCTCTCCCGGGTGACCGGCGACCCGAAGTATCTCGAGTTCACCATCGACATGTGGAAGGACGCCACCGAGTTTCTCTACGACAAGGAACAGCACCTCTACTTCCGCGACCGCCACTACTTCAACAAGAAGGAGAGGAACGGCGAATCGGTCTTCTGGTCGCGGGGCAACGGCTGGGTCTTCGGCGGGCTGGTCCGAGTCCTGCAGTACATGCCGGAGGATCACCCCGACCGTCCCTACTTCATCAGGATCTACCGAGAGATGGCCGACAAGATCGTCTCCATCCAGGACGGGCGTGACGGCCTCTGGCGTTCCGGTCTCCTCGACCCCGAGTTTCACATCGTGCCCGAGGCCAGCGGCAGCGGTTTCTTCTGCTTCGGCCTCGCCTGGGGCGTCAACAACGGCGTCCTCACCGAGCCACGCTACGAGCAGGCCGCGAAACTCGCATGGAAGGGACTGACCGGGTGTGTTTACCCGGACGGCGGCATGGGTTACGTGCAGCGGATCGGTGCCGGCCCCGACCGTGTCCAACCCGGTGCCTCCTATGAATACGGCGTCGGTGCCTTTCTCCTGGCCGGCGAAGAGATGATCAAGCTGCTCGAGAACGAGTAG
- a CDS encoding alpha-L-rhamnosidase — MSIPSLLALVSVAMIMTVLTSVASAQADLALTYLRCEYQENPLGLDETSPRLSWQLTSRVRGQAQTAYRVLVACTPEELEQDRGDLWDSGKIVSRQSVGVTYAGKPLASRQKCYWKVMAWDKDDQPSAWSTPAAWSMGLLKTSDWQAEWIGMERASVDADELGDKPFEQAQLAEANWVWHTEGEQLDVPPGVRFFRRQFEWPEGERVTHASICLTADDSLRLWFNGERLGDHFGHTSTRVFEFGALVHAGTNTIAIEVNNGGEAPNPAGLMAVAVVESDSGRRDVMVTDPQWESAASMPEDWQEQETDDELWGEVRIIGPYGMAPWGQATSSARRRIPAVYLRNEVNLDRPVVRATAYVCGLGYYRLHVNGQKVGDHELDPILRDYSKQVPYVTYDVTHALHKGTNAIGAVLGAGRYFAPHTSVPVPTRDFGKPSLLLQIEVEYEDGLRQMILSNPDWRVTDNGPIRNNNDYDGEYYDARRDLGPWAQADYDDESWQAADRMKRPDGQLTSASLMQPMRVTQVIDPVSITEVKDGVYIYDFGQNFVGRCSLKVEGPAGTGVQMRFAEKLYPDGTLDMRNLRAAECTDTYILRGGGPEQYTPSFTYHGFRYVEITGYPGKPTEQTLRGEVIHTDLPITGVFDCSNEVINQVVRNARWGIRGNYLSIPTDCPQRDERHGWLGDRTAEQLGETYLFNNLLLYEKWMGDIRDAQNAEGVVPDVAPNYWEFYSGNVTWPAAFVVIPGTLHQQYGELRSVEQCYPSLVKWIDYLRAQKDDDGTIDRDRYGDWCCPPESEELIHSQQEWRKTPGRLLATSYYYMCLREMARYADLLDRTEEAKAYRAEAEAVRNAFNATLFDEQTGCYGNGSQTSQVLPLAFGMVPDERRERVLDYLTSHIREKTDSHLGTGLIGGQWLMRTLTENGHVDLAYTLATNSDYPSWGYMVERGATTIWELWNGDTANPAMNSSNHVMLLGDLVIWCFEDLAGIRPDPAYPGFEHFELRPHAPEGLTHVNAQHQTPYGDVMSHWQRDAAVFSWEISVPVNTTATIHIPAGLITESDKPLAAASGVVIRKKQEGYVTCTIGSGRYYFQSVADPSQEP, encoded by the coding sequence ATGTCCATCCCTAGCCTTCTCGCTCTTGTCAGTGTGGCGATGATCATGACGGTGCTGACTTCGGTCGCCTCCGCCCAGGCCGATCTCGCCCTGACCTACCTGCGTTGTGAGTACCAGGAGAATCCGCTCGGCCTCGACGAGACATCCCCGCGCCTGAGTTGGCAGCTGACGAGCAGGGTCCGCGGGCAGGCACAGACCGCCTACCGTGTGCTCGTTGCCTGCACCCCCGAAGAACTCGAACAGGATCGCGGTGACCTCTGGGACAGCGGCAAGATCGTCAGTCGCCAATCCGTTGGCGTGACCTACGCCGGAAAGCCGCTGGCCTCGCGACAGAAGTGCTACTGGAAAGTCATGGCGTGGGACAAGGACGACCAGCCATCGGCGTGGAGCACACCCGCGGCATGGTCGATGGGCTTGCTCAAAACCAGTGACTGGCAGGCAGAATGGATTGGCATGGAGCGGGCCTCGGTCGATGCCGATGAGCTCGGCGACAAGCCGTTTGAACAGGCTCAGCTCGCCGAAGCCAACTGGGTCTGGCACACCGAGGGAGAGCAGCTCGACGTGCCGCCCGGCGTGCGCTTCTTCCGGCGCCAGTTCGAGTGGCCCGAGGGAGAGCGGGTCACGCACGCGTCGATCTGCCTCACCGCGGACGACTCCCTGCGTCTCTGGTTCAACGGCGAGCGTCTGGGGGATCACTTCGGACACACGTCGACACGCGTCTTCGAGTTTGGGGCCTTGGTCCACGCGGGCACCAACACGATCGCCATCGAGGTGAACAACGGAGGCGAAGCCCCCAACCCCGCCGGCCTCATGGCGGTTGCTGTTGTCGAATCCGACAGCGGCAGGCGTGACGTGATGGTCACCGATCCGCAGTGGGAGTCCGCCGCGTCCATGCCCGAAGACTGGCAGGAGCAGGAGACCGATGACGAGCTCTGGGGTGAAGTCAGGATCATCGGCCCCTACGGCATGGCCCCGTGGGGACAGGCGACATCCTCCGCACGACGACGTATCCCGGCGGTCTATCTCCGCAACGAGGTCAACCTCGACAGGCCTGTCGTCCGGGCCACCGCCTACGTCTGCGGACTCGGGTACTACCGGCTGCACGTCAACGGCCAGAAGGTCGGCGACCACGAACTGGACCCGATTCTCCGCGACTACTCCAAGCAGGTGCCCTACGTCACCTACGACGTGACCCACGCCCTGCACAAAGGAACCAACGCGATCGGTGCCGTGCTCGGAGCGGGCCGCTATTTCGCGCCGCACACGTCGGTGCCCGTGCCCACAAGGGACTTCGGCAAGCCGTCGCTCCTGCTTCAGATCGAGGTCGAGTACGAGGACGGCCTGCGCCAGATGATTCTCAGCAACCCGGACTGGCGGGTGACCGACAACGGCCCGATCCGCAACAACAACGACTACGACGGCGAGTACTACGATGCGCGACGCGACCTCGGCCCGTGGGCCCAGGCCGATTACGACGACGAATCATGGCAGGCCGCCGACAGGATGAAACGGCCCGACGGTCAGCTGACGTCCGCGTCGCTGATGCAGCCGATGCGTGTCACGCAGGTCATCGATCCGGTCTCGATCACCGAGGTGAAAGACGGCGTCTATATCTATGACTTCGGCCAGAACTTCGTCGGGCGGTGCAGTCTCAAGGTCGAAGGGCCAGCCGGCACCGGTGTTCAGATGCGCTTTGCCGAGAAACTCTACCCGGACGGCACGCTCGACATGCGCAATCTCCGGGCCGCGGAATGCACCGACACCTACATCCTCCGCGGGGGCGGGCCCGAACAATATACGCCCAGCTTTACCTATCACGGCTTCCGATACGTCGAGATCACGGGCTATCCCGGCAAGCCGACGGAGCAGACGCTGCGCGGCGAAGTGATCCACACCGACTTGCCTATCACCGGGGTCTTTGACTGCTCCAACGAGGTTATCAATCAGGTGGTACGCAACGCCCGCTGGGGGATCCGGGGCAATTATCTGTCCATCCCGACCGACTGCCCACAACGCGACGAGCGGCACGGCTGGCTGGGGGACCGGACCGCCGAACAACTCGGCGAGACCTACCTCTTCAACAACCTGCTGCTCTATGAAAAGTGGATGGGCGACATCCGTGATGCCCAGAACGCGGAGGGCGTGGTCCCCGACGTCGCTCCCAACTACTGGGAGTTCTACAGCGGCAACGTCACATGGCCCGCGGCTTTCGTGGTGATCCCGGGCACACTCCATCAGCAGTACGGGGAGCTGCGTTCCGTCGAGCAATGCTATCCGTCGCTGGTGAAGTGGATCGACTACCTCCGAGCGCAGAAGGACGACGACGGCACCATCGACCGGGATCGCTATGGCGACTGGTGCTGCCCGCCCGAGAGCGAGGAGCTGATTCACAGCCAGCAGGAATGGCGAAAAACACCAGGGCGGCTGCTCGCCACGAGCTACTACTACATGTGCCTCCGCGAGATGGCCCGCTACGCCGATCTGCTCGACCGCACCGAGGAGGCCAAGGCCTATCGCGCAGAAGCGGAAGCGGTACGGAACGCGTTCAACGCGACGCTGTTCGATGAGCAAACCGGGTGCTACGGCAACGGATCGCAGACGTCGCAGGTCCTGCCGCTCGCCTTCGGCATGGTTCCCGACGAACGGCGCGAACGGGTCCTCGATTACCTGACCAGCCACATCCGCGAAAAGACCGACAGCCACCTCGGGACCGGCCTCATCGGAGGGCAGTGGCTGATGCGTACCCTGACCGAGAACGGCCACGTCGATCTCGCGTACACGCTGGCGACCAATTCCGACTACCCCAGCTGGGGCTACATGGTCGAGAGGGGGGCTACCACCATCTGGGAGCTGTGGAACGGCGATACCGCCAACCCCGCTATGAACAGCAGCAACCACGTCATGCTGCTCGGCGACCTCGTGATCTGGTGCTTCGAGGACCTCGCGGGCATACGGCCCGACCCGGCTTATCCCGGCTTTGAGCACTTCGAGCTGAGGCCGCACGCCCCGGAAGGGCTGACGCACGTCAACGCACAGCACCAAACACCCTACGGCGACGTGATGAGTCACTGGCAACGAGACGCAGCGGTCTTCTCGTGGGAGATCTCGGTGCCCGTCAACACCACCGCGACGATCCACATCCCCGCCGGCCTTATCACCGAATCCGACAAGCCGCTTGCGGCGGCATCGGGTGTCGTGATCCGGAAGAAGCAAGAGGGATATGTCACCTGCACGATCGGTTCGGGCAGGTATTACTTCCAATCCGTAGCAGATCCGTCTCAGGAACCCTGA
- a CDS encoding DUF5722 domain-containing protein yields MDVKRCLCASVLTRLPAVFLIALLAACGVHPDNTGVDADTRVSTGEHRPGLVISATGASIRIVFPHDARVCRIESRPVHAPPEDARSLYTGPVPREGLTVPRFEGAHDRLYHRFGIRLDDRRYESGVTDVSGLSTRQHPMPWPKPIKGVSCPVDIPDLAELGARHTHINIKLSGLLLRDSDPDPPAQWIRHEQGVRLRLDPEAVASLDQRVRALTDQGVNIVAVILNPCRGDGTRDNLWLHPATERDRGDVQYAAFNLHTHEAVARYAGLMNFLAGRYSSPGKEHGWIGGYIIGNEVDAHGIWHNMGPASEEQVAGHYINELRVAWLSVRRWHPDIPIFASLTHSWTQPSTTDPERCVAGRALLDRLVALSAAQGDFGWHVAHHPYPQDLTNPRFWMDDRTAFAYDTPLVTFRNIEVLAAYLRLPQNRYRDKPRRLILSEQGFQTEDNPDGENLQAAAYALSYERIRQIPGIDAYILHRHVDHRGEGGLRLGLWTALPEPAPASTPGRRKRIWHVFRAAGTESWYENIRFALPILDLASWQDAVVMTGPLPDRAPERGPTPTDPDRIIRLADQLDRAEVTNALDCHQRTWPRADGGVDQAIYLHPGAGSTKPARLRLRLKVPDEPRPELTFGLYLMAGNGDGVVYRVLNHDQLLFEKTVTDAQRSRHRVDLSSLRGRQIALTLEVDARETNVHDWAYWVNPSIRSHPEHSREDAG; encoded by the coding sequence ATGGATGTCAAGCGTTGCCTGTGCGCCTCCGTCCTGACCCGCCTCCCCGCGGTGTTCCTGATCGCGCTGCTGGCGGCTTGTGGCGTTCACCCTGACAACACAGGTGTCGACGCCGACACGCGGGTTTCGACCGGCGAACATCGACCGGGACTTGTCATCAGCGCGACCGGGGCTTCGATACGCATCGTGTTTCCTCACGACGCACGCGTCTGTCGCATCGAGTCACGACCGGTTCACGCACCTCCTGAGGATGCACGATCGCTCTACACGGGTCCCGTTCCCCGCGAGGGGCTGACCGTCCCCCGCTTCGAGGGCGCGCACGATCGGCTTTACCACCGTTTTGGTATCAGGCTTGACGACCGCCGCTACGAGTCTGGCGTGACCGACGTGTCGGGCCTGTCGACGCGTCAGCACCCCATGCCCTGGCCGAAGCCCATCAAGGGGGTTTCCTGCCCGGTCGATATCCCCGATCTCGCAGAACTCGGTGCACGCCACACGCACATCAACATCAAGCTGAGCGGCCTGCTGCTGCGCGACTCGGACCCGGACCCGCCGGCGCAGTGGATCCGCCACGAGCAGGGCGTCAGATTGAGGCTGGACCCCGAGGCGGTCGCGTCCCTCGATCAGCGCGTCCGGGCGTTGACCGATCAGGGCGTCAACATCGTGGCGGTCATTCTGAATCCCTGCCGTGGCGATGGCACACGCGACAACCTCTGGCTGCACCCCGCCACAGAACGAGACCGCGGCGATGTGCAGTACGCCGCTTTCAACCTCCACACCCACGAGGCCGTCGCACGCTACGCGGGCCTGATGAATTTCCTGGCCGGACGCTACAGCAGTCCCGGAAAGGAGCACGGCTGGATCGGTGGCTACATCATCGGTAATGAGGTTGATGCGCACGGCATCTGGCACAACATGGGGCCCGCCAGCGAAGAACAGGTCGCAGGCCATTACATCAATGAACTGCGGGTCGCATGGCTCTCCGTCCGGCGCTGGCACCCCGATATCCCGATCTTTGCCTCGCTGACACACAGCTGGACCCAACCCAGCACCACCGATCCCGAGCGCTGCGTCGCCGGACGCGCGCTGCTGGACCGCCTGGTGGCGTTGAGCGCGGCGCAGGGCGATTTCGGCTGGCACGTCGCCCATCACCCGTACCCGCAGGACCTGACCAACCCCAGGTTCTGGATGGACGATCGCACGGCCTTCGCCTACGACACCCCGCTGGTGACCTTTCGCAACATCGAGGTGCTCGCGGCGTATCTCAGGCTTCCCCAGAACCGATACCGGGACAAGCCCCGTCGGCTGATACTCTCGGAGCAGGGGTTTCAGACCGAGGACAACCCGGACGGCGAGAACCTGCAGGCCGCCGCCTACGCGCTCTCCTACGAGCGGATTCGGCAGATCCCGGGTATCGATGCCTACATCCTGCACCGCCACGTCGATCACCGCGGTGAGGGGGGGCTTCGCCTGGGACTCTGGACCGCTCTCCCCGAGCCGGCGCCCGCTTCCACGCCCGGCCGCAGGAAGCGGATCTGGCACGTCTTCCGCGCCGCGGGCACCGAGTCGTGGTACGAGAACATCCGCTTTGCCCTGCCGATACTCGACCTCGCGTCCTGGCAGGACGCTGTGGTGATGACCGGGCCGCTACCGGATCGTGCGCCAGAGCGCGGGCCCACACCGACAGACCCCGACAGGATCATCCGGCTCGCCGACCAACTGGATCGGGCCGAGGTCACAAACGCGCTCGATTGCCATCAGCGCACCTGGCCTCGCGCCGACGGTGGTGTCGATCAGGCGATCTACCTTCACCCGGGGGCTGGAAGCACAAAACCCGCGCGGCTCCGCTTGCGCCTCAAGGTGCCGGACGAACCCCGCCCGGAACTGACCTTCGGTCTCTACCTGATGGCGGGCAACGGTGACGGAGTCGTCTATCGCGTGCTGAACCATGACCAGCTGCTCTTCGAGAAGACGGTTACGGACGCGCAGCGAAGCCGTCACCGCGTTGATCTCTCGTCACTCCGCGGGCGGCAGATTGCACTGACGCTCGAGGTCGATGCCAGAGAGACGAACGTGCACGACTGGGCCTACTGGGTCAATCCATCGATCCGATCGCATCCTGAACACAGCCGGGAGGATGCGGGCTGA
- a CDS encoding BNR-4 repeat-containing protein yields MKTRSTCPPFRIMALAFCLMLSPLARAEEASTEGYRGIWFTLGQYRGQKYGDKYAGGLGTYTAKHVPIAAYAAEANKTFFTYGGTIHNQRHLLIMAGSYDHNDGTVSRPTLVHDKQGVTDPHDNASICIDDDGHVWIFVSGRGRARPGFKYRSVEPYSIDEFERVTQEEMTYPQPWYLPKTGFVHMFTKYARGRDLYWETSPDGREWSEDHKLVGFGGHYQVTGRLGTRIVSAFNWHPEHRVDRRTNLYFIQTHDHGHTWTNIHGEALTVPLESPDNPALVRDYAGEGMLVYMKDINFDAEGNPVIMYVTSHGHSAGPEGDPRELCVAHWDGSQWQFHSISRTDHNYDMGSLHIEPDGTWRAIAPTIDGPQVYGTGGEMAMWVSRDRGVSWELEQQITSGSLYNHTYARRPMPAHPDFYALWADGNAFEMSPSRLYFTNQAGDQTYVLPETMTQPRMRPEKYLTPTIHSVNVGTGWAKNTVNAPIFRQHALTTHGQTQYIAFYNDAGEVVLGRRPIDREAWELVTTRYKGDVRDAHNAISMAVDGRGVLHLAWDHHGHPLQYARSVAPGSLELTDPQPMTGVNEASVTYPEFYNLASGDLLFLYREGVSGRGQTMLNRYDVATGEWSPVQHPLIDGQGQRNAYTNQIAIDHRGFWHISWVWRESGDVATNHGLCYARSEDQGKTWVKTDGTPYTLPITAWNAEVVQNVPQKNGLINQCSMAVDSRGRPMIATYYRPSGADVPQYHLVWFDGTEWHAQQVTKRRTPFDLSGGGTKRIPMSRPKLAVDDQDRIYMLFRDAERGDRVSVAICDDPTRAVWTRTDLTRDSVGQWEPCYDQQRWQQDNVMHIYVQRVGQGDGETLENLPAQMISVLEWTP; encoded by the coding sequence ATGAAGACCCGGTCCACCTGCCCCCCCTTTCGGATCATGGCACTCGCGTTCTGCCTGATGCTGTCGCCTCTGGCTCGTGCCGAAGAAGCCTCCACCGAGGGATACCGAGGTATCTGGTTCACGCTCGGCCAGTACCGAGGCCAGAAGTACGGCGACAAGTACGCCGGCGGTCTGGGCACCTACACCGCCAAGCACGTGCCCATCGCGGCCTACGCCGCCGAGGCCAACAAGACCTTTTTTACCTACGGCGGCACGATCCACAACCAGAGACACCTGCTCATCATGGCGGGCAGCTACGACCACAACGACGGCACCGTGTCGCGGCCGACGCTCGTGCACGACAAGCAGGGCGTCACGGATCCCCATGACAACGCGAGCATCTGCATCGATGACGACGGGCACGTCTGGATCTTCGTGAGCGGCCGCGGCCGCGCGCGTCCCGGGTTCAAGTATCGAAGCGTCGAGCCTTACAGCATCGATGAGTTTGAGCGGGTGACCCAGGAGGAGATGACCTATCCCCAGCCCTGGTACCTGCCCAAGACCGGCTTTGTGCACATGTTCACCAAGTACGCCCGGGGCCGCGATCTCTACTGGGAGACCAGCCCCGACGGCCGGGAGTGGAGCGAGGACCACAAGCTGGTCGGCTTCGGCGGTCACTATCAGGTCACGGGGCGGCTGGGCACGCGCATCGTCTCGGCCTTCAACTGGCATCCCGAGCATCGTGTCGACCGCAGAACGAACCTCTACTTCATCCAGACGCACGACCACGGGCACACGTGGACCAACATCCATGGCGAGGCACTGACGGTCCCCCTGGAATCACCCGACAACCCCGCGCTGGTCCGAGACTACGCCGGCGAGGGCATGCTGGTCTACATGAAGGACATCAACTTCGATGCCGAGGGCAACCCGGTCATCATGTACGTCACGAGTCACGGTCACTCGGCAGGGCCAGAGGGTGATCCCAGAGAACTCTGCGTCGCGCACTGGGACGGCTCGCAATGGCAGTTTCACTCGATCAGCAGGACCGATCACAACTACGACATGGGCTCGCTGCACATCGAGCCTGACGGCACCTGGCGTGCGATCGCTCCGACGATCGACGGCCCGCAGGTGTACGGCACCGGCGGCGAGATGGCGATGTGGGTCAGCCGTGACCGGGGCGTGTCCTGGGAGTTGGAGCAACAGATCACCTCAGGCAGCCTGTACAACCACACCTACGCGCGGCGACCGATGCCCGCGCATCCCGATTTTTACGCCCTGTGGGCCGACGGCAATGCCTTCGAGATGTCGCCCTCGAGACTGTACTTCACGAATCAGGCCGGCGATCAGACCTACGTCCTGCCCGAGACCATGACGCAGCCGCGCATGCGGCCCGAGAAGTACCTGACACCAACGATACATTCCGTGAACGTGGGCACGGGCTGGGCAAAGAACACCGTCAACGCCCCGATCTTCCGGCAGCACGCACTGACCACGCACGGGCAGACCCAGTACATCGCTTTTTACAACGATGCCGGTGAAGTGGTCCTCGGCCGACGACCGATCGACCGTGAGGCGTGGGAACTCGTGACGACGCGCTACAAGGGTGACGTCAGGGACGCGCACAACGCGATCAGCATGGCCGTCGATGGCCGTGGGGTTCTGCACCTAGCATGGGATCACCACGGGCACCCGCTTCAATACGCACGCTCTGTAGCACCGGGCTCGCTTGAACTGACAGATCCTCAGCCGATGACCGGCGTGAACGAGGCAAGCGTGACGTACCCCGAGTTTTACAACCTCGCGAGCGGCGACCTGCTGTTCCTCTACCGGGAAGGCGTGTCCGGCCGCGGCCAGACCATGCTCAATCGGTATGACGTCGCAACCGGTGAATGGTCTCCCGTACAGCACCCGCTGATTGACGGCCAGGGACAACGCAATGCGTACACCAACCAGATCGCCATCGATCATCGCGGTTTCTGGCATATCTCGTGGGTGTGGCGGGAATCCGGGGACGTCGCCACCAATCACGGCCTCTGCTACGCGCGGTCCGAGGATCAGGGAAAGACCTGGGTCAAGACCGACGGCACGCCTTACACGCTGCCGATCACGGCGTGGAATGCGGAGGTGGTCCAGAATGTTCCGCAGAAGAACGGGCTGATCAACCAGTGCTCCATGGCCGTTGACAGCCGGGGACGCCCGATGATCGCGACCTACTACCGCCCTTCGGGGGCCGACGTCCCGCAGTACCACCTCGTCTGGTTCGATGGCACCGAATGGCACGCCCAGCAGGTTACGAAGCGCAGGACGCCATTTGACCTGAGCGGCGGGGGGACCAAGCGTATCCCCATGTCGCGTCCGAAACTTGCCGTCGACGATCAGGACCGGATCTACATGCTCTTCCGCGACGCAGAGCGAGGCGACCGGGTATCGGTCGCGATCTGCGATGACCCAACGCGCGCCGTGTGGACACGAACCGATCTGACGCGGGACTCTGTTGGTCAGTGGGAGCCCTGCTACGACCAGCAGCGATGGCAGCAGGACAATGTCATGCACATCTACGTGCAGCGTGTCGGACAGGGCGACGGCGAGACCCTGGAGAACCTTCCGGCCCAGATGATTTCCGTGCTCGAATGGACGCCCTGA